CTACGATCTCGCCCGCCGAATTGTGCGAAGAGTTTTTCGAGCGCGACCAAAAGCCCACGCCCAGCACAAGGACGAAGCCGAGAAGGGGGATGCCGATCAGGGCAGCCAGCATGGCCGGACTTCGGCGCAACTCGCCCTCCAGGCGCGCCCACCAGGGCTGCGCGGTCGCCTGCTTCGCCCGCTCTTCCGCCTCGAAGTCCTCGATGGCCTGGATGATGTCCAGCGCCCGGGCGTAGCGGTTTTGCGCCTTTTTTGCGAGCATCTTCGCCAGGATGTCCTCGATGCCTTCGGGCAGGTCGGTGCGGTGCTTCGAGGGCGACGGGGCGTCGGTGTTGACGATCTGGTAGGCCACGGCGGCCATCGAGGAGCCCGAGAATGGCAGGCGGCCCGTGAGGAGCTGGTAGAAGATGATGCCGGCCGAGAAGATGTCGGCGCGGTGGTCGAGGTCGGTGCCCAGGATTTGCTCGGGCGCCATGTAGTAGGGCGTCCCCAGGAGCTTTCCCGTCTGCGTGAGCGAGGACTGGGGGATTTTGGCGATGCCGAAATCGGTGATCTTGAGCTCGCCGGCCGTGGTGAGGATGAGGTTCGCCGGCTTGATGTCGCGGTGAATGACGTTGCGCTGGTGCGCGTAGTCGAGGGCGCGCGCGAGCTGCTTCATGATGTCGAGAATTTTCGGGATGGGAAGAAGCTGGTCGCTGACCATAAAGTCGCGCAGGTTGGCCCCGGGGGCGAATTCCATGGCGATGAAGGCCGTATGCGTCTCCGCCTCCTCGCCCACGTCGTAGATTTGGATGATGTTGGGATGGACCAGGTTGCCCGCGGCCTGGGCCTCACGGAAAAAACGCGCGCGGAACTCCGTTTCCTCCTTCTCCGAGAGCGGGAGCGCGAAGTTGAGCGTCTTGAGCGCGACGTGGCGGCCGATGGTCGGGTCCTTGGCCTTGTAGACGACGCCCATCGAGCCCTTGCCCACCTCGGACACGATTTTGTAGCGTCCGAGCTTTTTCGGAAGCGGTTTAGTCGAGTAAGTCGGCGCTTCGGTCATGGCTCGAGCGGGAGGTTTTCCTCTTCCACAATCTCCGACGCCGAGACGAGCCGCACGCCCCGCGCCTCGAGGCGCGGCAGGGTTTTTTCCAGGACCTCGAGCGTTGTCGGATAAAGATGGCCGATGCCCACGGCGGTGCCCTGCTCGCGCGCGAGGGTTTCTAGGCGCTCAAGCATCTGCCTCGTGTACGCCGATGCCGGCTCCGTATCGAGGAAAACGTCGCGGATGGAGCAGGGGATGCCGAGGCGTTTGGCCGTCTCGAACGCGACGGTATCGGGGGTCGTCTTGCTGTCAATGAAGAAAAGGCCCCAGTCGCGGACGGGGGCGAGCGCCCACTCCATCACGTCGCGGCGCGTAGTGGCGCGCGAGCCCATGTGCGTATTGACGCCCTGGAGGTAGGGCACGGCCTTGAGGGCGTCGAGCACGGAGCCCGTGATTTGCTCGCGCGTCATGGAGGTCAGGACGGCGCCCTGGCCCGGATTGGCGCCCTCGCCTTCGGGCTCCATCGGAAGGTGAAGCCACACCTCGAAGCCTTCGCTGTGAAGCCGGCGGGCGAGGGCATCGCCGCGCGGCGCGTTGGGAAGCACGGCAAACGTGAGCGGCGCACCGACGGCCATGGCGCGCTCGACGGCCGCCTCGTCGTAGCCCACGTCGTCGAGGACAATGGCGATTTTTGCCGGCTCGCCGGGCGCCCGCACGGGATGCGAGCGCGGAAAAGAGGGCTCCGGCCGGGGCGGGGCACCTTCGGCCCCTTGCTGGACGCTGGGATCGGGAATATATTTGGGCGCTGGCGGCGGGGGTGCGGTCTCATCCACCGGAGCCACGTCGGGCGCGGGCAGCCCCGTGTCCTCCAGGTAGAGGAGCACGGCGTAGGCGGCGGCGCAGAGCACGCCGAGCGCCAAAATAGCCCATTTCAAGGACGGGGCCTTGCTGCGCCGGCGGCTCACGACGTGGCGTTCTCCTTCAGGGCGCTGAGCGCGGCGTCGAGCACTTCGTCTTCGGGAGTCTCCGGATCGTCGGCCTGCGGCCGGTCGGGCATCAGTCCCTGGCCTTCGAGCGGCTCCCCCCCGGCAAGGAAATACTCCCTGGTCGAGATCCAAAGGGCGGCACCCGAGGACAGCTCCACGAGCTCCTGCGCGCGTCCCCATCCGAACGTCCGGTCACCGACGAGCGTGGCGCCTGCGTACTCGTGAAGCACGGCGGCCAGAAGCTCGGGTGCCCCGGCCGTCGAGCCGTCCACCAGGAACACGAGGCGCTCCGGCGCGTCGATTCGCTCCGGCTCGGCGAAGCGCACCGACTCCTCCGACACCGTTTTGATACGCGCTGTCTCCCCTTCCTCGAGCAGGAAGTCGGCGATTTCAAGCGCGGCCTCGAAGTCCTGCGAGACGAAGCGTCTGAGGTCAAGGACGAGGGGCAGGTCGGGCGCGGTTTTCTGAAGGAGCGCTTTCCAGGCGGCGAGCGTGCTCTGCGCCATCGGCGGCGGCACGATGTAACGGGCTTCGGGCCGTTTTTGAATCACGGGTTCTTCGCTCAGCGCGCGGCGCTTGAGAGTAATTTTTTCTTCCCCGCCTTCCCCCGAGTCCACGAGCGAAAGCGTCACCTCCGTATCCGGCTTCCCCCGAAGGACGCTTCGCACCTGATGGAGTGTCATGGCGCGCGTGCTGCCACCGCCCACGGAGTGAACATACTGCCCCGGCTTGATGCCGGCCTCCTCGGCGGGGCTTCCGCGGCGAACGCTTACTATGTAGGCATAGCCGTGCTGCTTGACGAGATCGAGCCCCACGTCCGCGTCCGGGCTCCGGCGCTTGCTGAGCTCTCGAACCTCTTTCGCGGAAAGATAGCTGCTGTAGGCATCGCAGCTCTCGGCGAGGGCGCGGTAGGAGCTTCCGCCCAGCCGCGCATCGTCCACCGGTTCGACGAAGCGCGTCGTAACGAGGCTGTAGGCCTGCGCAAGCACCTCGAGCCCCTCATAGGTGCCGGGCCGCGCGCCCTGGGAAGAGAGGAAATATCCCCCTCCCACGAAAAGCCCCACGGCGGCCGACAGCGCCAGCACCGAGAGGCGCGCCCAGCGTTCGCTTCGAGTATGCGTCATGCTCATAATTCGTATAACGTGTCTCGTATAGCGTATCGCGTATAAAGGGAAATCGCTAAAGACCTCCTCTATGTCGTGAGCTTTTTCAGAGGCTTCGGAGCATTTGTTTTCATACGATATACTCCATACGCCATACGAAATACGATTCTCTTTCCATTATGCCATAGCTTGAGGGACAATTCACGGCGCAGCGAAGAACCGGGGCTCGATTCGTTGACCCTTCCCACCGCTCGTGCCATAATCCTCGGAATATGCGCGCATCGCTCACGAGCAGGGATCGCATCGCCGACGCGGGCGGCGGTATGGGGCATGAGATTCGGAAAATGTTCGCCCGCGTGGCAGGACGATACGACTGCCTGAACCACCTTCTGAGTTTGGGCCGGGACCGCGCATGGCGGAGGCGCGCCGTCGGAGCGCTCGCGCCGCTTCCCCCCCGGGCGCGCGTGCTCGACGTGTGCGCTGGCACGCTCGACTTCGCGCTCACCGCCCGCAAGGCGCAGCCCGACGTCCGCCTCGTCGGGGCCGATTTTTGCCTTCCCATGCTCGCGCAGGGAAGGAAGAAGCGCGGCGCACAGGCGATTCGCACGGCGTGCGCGGACGCGCTGAGGCTGCCGTTTCGAAAGGATTCGTTTGAGGCGGCCGTCTGCGGCTTCGGCATTCGCAACCTCGACGCGCTCCAACGGGGCGTCGAAGAGATCTTCCGCGTGCTGCGGCCGGGCGGCAAGGCGGCCGTCTTGGAGTTTTTCAGGCCCGAGCGCGGGGCGACGAAGGCGTTTCACCGGACCTACGGGCGTACGGTCATCCCCCTCGTCGGAGGGCTCGTCTCCGGCGACTGGAGGGCTTACAGATACCTTCCGTCCTCGGCGAACGGGTTTTGCACCGTGGCGGCCTTTGAGCAAACCATGCGCGAGGCGGGTTTTCAAAATGTCTGGAGCGAGCCGCAGACGCTCGGCGTCGCGACGCTCGTGGTCGGAGAAAAGCCGTGAAGTGGGTCATTGGAGTTTCGGGGGCCTCGGGCGCGGCGTATGCGAAGCGCCTCCTTGCCTTTCTTGCCGAGCGCGCCGAGGAAGACCGCACCCTTCGGGTCGAGATGGTGGCGAGCACGAACGGCAGGGCCATCTACCGCGACGAGACCGGCGCGCCGCTTGAGGACTGGCCGTTTCGCCTTTACAGCAAAGATGACTTCCGCGCGCCCTTCGCCTCGGGCTCGGCGCCCTACGACGGCATGGCCGTCGTTCCCTGCAGCGGCGGAACGCTCGGGCGCATCGCGTCGGGCGCCTCGGAGGACTTGATTACCCGCGCGGCGGAGGTGATGCTCAAGGAGCGGCGGAAGCTGCTGCTCGTGTTCCGCGAGTCG
The DNA window shown above is from Acidobacteriota bacterium and carries:
- a CDS encoding serine/threonine protein kinase — its product is MTEAPTYSTKPLPKKLGRYKIVSEVGKGSMGVVYKAKDPTIGRHVALKTLNFALPLSEKEETEFRARFFREAQAAGNLVHPNIIQIYDVGEEAETHTAFIAMEFAPGANLRDFMVSDQLLPIPKILDIMKQLARALDYAHQRNVIHRDIKPANLILTTAGELKITDFGIAKIPQSSLTQTGKLLGTPYYMAPEQILGTDLDHRADIFSAGIIFYQLLTGRLPFSGSSMAAVAYQIVNTDAPSPSKHRTDLPEGIEDILAKMLAKKAQNRYARALDIIQAIEDFEAEERAKQATAQPWWARLEGELRRSPAMLAALIGIPLLGFVLVLGVGFWSRSKNSSHNSAGEIVELPPPFVAEAALEELPVPEGGMPPTEQAPSTQEEAISPPAPAEEPPKQEAKEQPPPLPPPKPEPAPRPVRTPPAEKPPPAPRQKAPPKARKVEVALGLKHKLDSGTVTVKNEKGRTLLRDAFEKEKKGVKKRFTRFFKKGFDWENVLTVYEGTRTLAITLGGQEGEKRFLARCDLRHAFSPDVERAIHMQASWKKGEAVLECSVEEEVVEEEKEKKE
- a CDS encoding divergent polysaccharide deacetylase family protein, with the translated sequence MSRRRSKAPSLKWAILALGVLCAAAYAVLLYLEDTGLPAPDVAPVDETAPPPPAPKYIPDPSVQQGAEGAPPRPEPSFPRSHPVRAPGEPAKIAIVLDDVGYDEAAVERAMAVGAPLTFAVLPNAPRGDALARRLHSEGFEVWLHLPMEPEGEGANPGQGAVLTSMTREQITGSVLDALKAVPYLQGVNTHMGSRATTRRDVMEWALAPVRDWGLFFIDSKTTPDTVAFETAKRLGIPCSIRDVFLDTEPASAYTRQMLERLETLAREQGTAVGIGHLYPTTLEVLEKTLPRLEARGVRLVSASEIVEEENLPLEP
- a CDS encoding PDZ domain-containing protein; protein product: MTHTRSERWARLSVLALSAAVGLFVGGGYFLSSQGARPGTYEGLEVLAQAYSLVTTRFVEPVDDARLGGSSYRALAESCDAYSSYLSAKEVRELSKRRSPDADVGLDLVKQHGYAYIVSVRRGSPAEEAGIKPGQYVHSVGGGSTRAMTLHQVRSVLRGKPDTEVTLSLVDSGEGGEEKITLKRRALSEEPVIQKRPEARYIVPPPMAQSTLAAWKALLQKTAPDLPLVLDLRRFVSQDFEAALEIADFLLEEGETARIKTVSEESVRFAEPERIDAPERLVFLVDGSTAGAPELLAAVLHEYAGATLVGDRTFGWGRAQELVELSSGAALWISTREYFLAGGEPLEGQGLMPDRPQADDPETPEDEVLDAALSALKENATS
- a CDS encoding ubiquinone/menaquinone biosynthesis methyltransferase is translated as MRASLTSRDRIADAGGGMGHEIRKMFARVAGRYDCLNHLLSLGRDRAWRRRAVGALAPLPPRARVLDVCAGTLDFALTARKAQPDVRLVGADFCLPMLAQGRKKRGAQAIRTACADALRLPFRKDSFEAAVCGFGIRNLDALQRGVEEIFRVLRPGGKAAVLEFFRPERGATKAFHRTYGRTVIPLVGGLVSGDWRAYRYLPSSANGFCTVAAFEQTMREAGFQNVWSEPQTLGVATLVVGEKP
- a CDS encoding UbiX family flavin prenyltransferase, with translation MKWVIGVSGASGAAYAKRLLAFLAERAEEDRTLRVEMVASTNGRAIYRDETGAPLEDWPFRLYSKDDFRAPFASGSAPYDGMAVVPCSGGTLGRIASGASEDLITRAAEVMLKERRKLLLVFRESPLSLVHIENMASVTRAGGTVLLGAPVFYSGAKTKEDLVDTVVARVLDHMGIPHTLMPPWGGGE